In Neochlamydia sp. AcF84, the following proteins share a genomic window:
- the recJ gene encoding single-stranded-DNA-specific exonuclease RecJ translates to MHSIFHHQEAPVWIYPKIDNEWKELITKEFKIHPVTAQILLARGFTTLEQIHDYLYSKLPDLYDPFLMPEMQQAVDRISQAIKNKENILIYGDNDVDGMTGTALLTEFLQFVGANVFFYVSNRGTNRQSLIVEALEYALKNECKLLITVDCGITAATEIAKVVERQVDVIITDHHEPTDKIPHCVATLNPKLLNSSYPNRDLTGVGVAFKLAHAVTLQMVAEGLISPKKIDLKRYLDLVALGTVSDMGSLLGENRILVSYGLRQLKKNKRIGLAKLISISDADLNELSTFMIASKLAPRLNSLGRIADPQKGVQMLLARNVIAAEKLAVELDLNNMERQKIERTMSLDIENTVAIHPEIFKNKAIVLHSDKWHPGVIAILSTRISKQYNRPTVMIAIDHGVGKGSLRSIHEFPLLNVLKDCSDILVNFGGHDFAAGLTIKEQHIEEFKRRFIKAADEKLRDHDVMAKLMLDAEVNFHELTFDFMESIRLLEPYGNENPQPILYTIAKQAWPPKVVGKTHLKLYLEQDDRMLEGIAFGQAAQSPLLRKKNLKLRIAFTPQINNFQGPSIQLLIRDFQIIDESKPYV, encoded by the coding sequence ATGCATTCCATTTTCCACCATCAAGAAGCACCTGTTTGGATTTATCCAAAAATCGACAACGAGTGGAAAGAACTTATTACTAAAGAATTTAAGATACATCCTGTCACCGCTCAGATCCTCCTTGCTAGAGGCTTTACCACGCTCGAGCAAATTCATGATTATCTTTATTCCAAGCTCCCTGATCTGTACGATCCTTTTTTAATGCCAGAAATGCAACAAGCTGTGGATCGCATTAGCCAAGCCATCAAAAACAAAGAAAATATTCTTATCTATGGGGATAATGATGTGGATGGAATGACAGGCACAGCTTTGCTGACTGAATTTTTACAGTTTGTGGGTGCTAATGTATTCTTCTATGTCTCTAATCGGGGCACTAACCGTCAAAGCTTGATAGTAGAAGCCTTAGAATATGCGCTAAAAAATGAGTGTAAGCTACTGATTACCGTAGACTGTGGAATTACAGCAGCCACAGAGATTGCCAAAGTTGTAGAAAGGCAAGTCGATGTAATTATCACTGATCATCATGAGCCTACCGATAAAATCCCCCATTGCGTGGCTACCCTTAATCCTAAGCTACTCAATAGCTCCTATCCTAATCGAGATTTAACAGGTGTAGGTGTGGCTTTTAAACTAGCCCATGCAGTCACCCTTCAAATGGTAGCCGAAGGGCTTATCTCCCCTAAAAAAATTGATCTTAAACGTTACCTAGACCTGGTTGCCCTGGGAACCGTGTCTGATATGGGCTCTTTGCTTGGCGAAAATCGCATTCTTGTAAGCTATGGTTTACGCCAGCTTAAGAAAAATAAACGCATCGGCCTAGCTAAACTCATTTCTATATCTGATGCCGATTTGAACGAACTTTCCACTTTCATGATAGCCTCCAAGCTAGCTCCCCGCCTAAACAGTTTAGGACGTATTGCTGATCCACAGAAAGGCGTTCAGATGCTTTTAGCGCGCAATGTTATTGCTGCTGAGAAACTTGCTGTAGAGCTCGACCTTAACAATATGGAACGCCAGAAAATTGAACGTACCATGTCTTTAGACATTGAAAATACGGTGGCTATACACCCTGAAATTTTTAAAAATAAAGCCATTGTTTTACATTCTGATAAATGGCATCCAGGAGTAATTGCTATCCTATCTACACGTATTTCAAAGCAATACAATCGTCCCACTGTCATGATCGCCATTGATCATGGGGTCGGCAAAGGCTCCTTGCGCTCTATTCATGAATTCCCTCTTCTCAATGTATTAAAAGATTGTTCAGATATTCTTGTCAATTTTGGAGGACATGATTTCGCGGCAGGCTTAACAATTAAAGAGCAACATATCGAAGAGTTTAAAAGACGTTTTATCAAGGCAGCCGATGAGAAATTACGTGATCATGATGTAATGGCCAAACTGATGTTGGATGCAGAGGTTAACTTTCATGAGCTTACTTTTGATTTCATGGAATCCATTCGCCTGCTCGAGCCTTACGGCAATGAAAACCCTCAGCCCATCCTTTATACCATCGCTAAGCAAGCTTGGCCTCCTAAAGTGGTGGGTAAAACACATTTAAAGCTTTATTTAGAGCAGGATGATCGTATGCTAGAAGGGATTGCTTTTGGGCAAGCTGCACAAAGTCCTCTTTTGCGCAAAAAAAATTTGAAACTACGTATAGCTTTCACTCCACAGATTAATAATTTTCAAGGTCCCAGTATCCAACTGCTGATTCGAGATTTCCAAATTATTGATGAAAGCAAGCCATATGTCTGA
- the rlmD gene encoding 23S rRNA (uracil(1939)-C(5))-methyltransferase RlmD → MSEILVGKVIALSSEGQGIVRENNLVVFIPFTTPGDTIRYHIVKRKKNFATGKLLAVLKPSLQRAKPLCRYYGECGGCQLQHLAYEAQLKNKREIIENALIRIGKFSKVTVLPVVAAQMNWMYRRHITLKIIPHQGFSRLGYIAIDNQTILPIKHCPLFLAEEDLALAEVQTLLGKISSQQATEGKATLFKTEASHLILSLNFEKLDKIEAEIIEEFLKQFPRWKGVIIKGGSKKWVWGDPTNFLAVGDLKFLCSPEVFVQNHAEQSLKIYQQIIDLLSHKKQATILDLYCGIGISSLLLSQQDHRVIGIEYNPLSIAMAKENAYLNRLTTPQFIEGDVEKILQKEMHGQHADIIILNPPRQGITPTVGAEILRRCPQEIIYVSCMPSTLARDLSLICVKGYKISLIQPYDMFPQTSHVETLVHLIRG, encoded by the coding sequence ATGTCTGAAATTCTCGTTGGCAAGGTGATTGCTCTAAGCTCTGAGGGGCAGGGAATCGTTCGTGAGAATAACTTGGTTGTTTTTATCCCTTTTACTACTCCCGGCGACACGATCCGCTATCATATTGTAAAGCGTAAAAAAAACTTTGCGACAGGAAAATTACTAGCTGTGCTTAAACCAAGCTTGCAACGAGCAAAACCCCTTTGCCGTTACTATGGCGAGTGCGGAGGATGCCAATTACAGCATCTAGCTTATGAAGCCCAGTTAAAAAACAAACGCGAGATTATTGAAAATGCTTTGATACGCATTGGAAAATTTTCAAAGGTTACGGTTTTACCTGTGGTTGCTGCTCAGATGAACTGGATGTATAGACGTCATATTACCCTCAAAATTATTCCTCATCAAGGGTTTTCCAGGCTAGGTTATATAGCTATTGATAACCAAACTATTCTGCCCATTAAGCATTGCCCTCTATTTCTTGCCGAAGAGGATTTGGCCCTTGCCGAGGTGCAGACCTTGCTAGGGAAAATTTCTTCTCAACAAGCTACTGAAGGAAAAGCAACTCTTTTTAAAACAGAAGCAAGCCACTTAATTTTAAGTTTAAATTTTGAGAAGCTTGATAAGATAGAAGCAGAGATTATCGAAGAATTCTTAAAGCAATTTCCACGCTGGAAAGGAGTCATCATAAAGGGAGGATCAAAAAAATGGGTGTGGGGTGATCCCACCAACTTTCTCGCGGTCGGGGATTTAAAATTTCTTTGCTCCCCTGAAGTCTTCGTCCAAAATCATGCGGAGCAAAGCTTGAAGATCTATCAGCAAATCATTGATTTGCTTTCTCACAAAAAACAAGCTACCATTCTTGATCTTTATTGTGGCATTGGTATCTCTTCTTTACTTTTAAGCCAGCAAGACCATCGGGTCATTGGAATAGAATACAATCCTCTATCAATCGCTATGGCCAAAGAAAATGCCTACCTTAACAGATTGACGACCCCTCAATTCATTGAAGGAGACGTGGAAAAAATCCTACAAAAAGAAATGCACGGCCAGCATGCCGATATCATTATTCTCAATCCTCCTCGCCAGGGAATTACCCCCACCGTCGGAGCAGAAATTTTACGACGTTGCCCACAAGAAATTATTTATGTTTCCTGTATGCCTTCTACTCTTGCTAGAGATCTTTCACTTATCTGTGTTAAAGGTTATAAAATCTCTCTTATTCAACCTTACGATATGTTTCCCCAGACAAGCCATGTTGAAACTCTTGTCCATTTGATACGTGGCTAA
- a CDS encoding DUF4116 domain-containing protein, with the protein MNSLSKVCLFIDHKADYIPIFSTVTNLVDIFQKAVILLFKQKETKNPYYAHLNQKSFKRCVTLLIPVLGNIMVGIWDVTHKKEIDKKILHTAAQKNNKAFKKAIPAFSNDRESVLTAVQQSDLTLQPTNKESQSDEGASLAAVQKNSLTLPSSPQGLQSDREAPLVAAQKNGSTLQSALQGLQSDREALLAAVQKNGLALQFAPAELQNDREIVLSAVQKNGLALQYASQELANDKEIVLTAVQKNGLALQYAGLKLQNDREVVLAAIQQDDLAFQYASPELRDNKEFVLAAVQHKSLVLQYASQELQNDKEVVLAAVKKFGWALQYASPELRNSRKVVFAAVKQFGWALQYANQKFRQDKKIILAAVQQNGWALQYASQKLQNDREVVVAAVQCNGRALQHASLELRNNREVVIIAVQQDGLALEYASQKLQNDRRVVLEAVKQDGWALQYASEKLQKDEELLELSSK; encoded by the coding sequence ATGAATTCTTTATCTAAAGTCTGCCTGTTTATAGATCATAAGGCTGACTATATACCTATCTTTAGCACGGTGACTAATTTAGTCGATATCTTTCAAAAAGCTGTTATTTTACTCTTTAAGCAAAAAGAGACCAAAAATCCTTACTATGCTCATCTTAATCAAAAAAGTTTTAAACGGTGTGTAACTTTGTTGATTCCTGTATTAGGAAATATAATGGTGGGGATCTGGGACGTTACTCATAAGAAAGAAATTGATAAAAAAATTCTGCATACTGCTGCTCAAAAGAATAACAAAGCTTTTAAGAAGGCTATTCCCGCATTCTCGAATGATAGAGAATCTGTGCTTACCGCTGTTCAGCAAAGTGATTTGACGCTTCAGCCTACTAACAAAGAGTCTCAAAGTGATGAAGGAGCCTCTCTTGCTGCTGTTCAGAAAAATAGCTTAACCCTTCCGTCTTCCCCCCAAGGGCTTCAAAGTGATAGGGAAGCCCCTCTTGTTGCTGCTCAGAAAAATGGCTCAACGCTTCAATCTGCTCTTCAAGGGCTTCAAAGCGATAGGGAGGCCCTTCTTGCTGCTGTTCAGAAAAACGGCTTGGCCCTTCAATTTGCTCCCGCAGAGCTTCAAAACGATAGAGAGATCGTTCTTAGTGCTGTCCAGAAAAATGGCTTGGCGCTTCAGTATGCTAGCCAAGAACTTGCAAACGATAAAGAAATCGTTCTTACTGCTGTTCAGAAAAATGGCTTGGCGCTTCAGTATGCTGGCTTAAAACTTCAAAATGATAGAGAAGTCGTTCTTGCTGCTATTCAGCAAGACGATTTAGCGTTTCAGTACGCTAGTCCTGAACTTCGAGATAATAAAGAATTTGTCCTTGCTGCTGTTCAACATAAGAGTTTGGTGCTTCAGTATGCTAGCCAAGAGCTTCAAAATGATAAAGAAGTCGTTCTTGCTGCCGTTAAGAAATTCGGCTGGGCGCTCCAGTATGCTAGTCCCGAGCTTCGAAATAGTAGAAAAGTTGTTTTTGCTGCCGTTAAGCAATTCGGTTGGGCGCTTCAGTATGCTAACCAAAAATTTCGGCAAGATAAAAAAATTATTCTTGCTGCTGTGCAGCAAAACGGCTGGGCTCTTCAGTATGCTAGCCAAAAGCTTCAAAACGATAGAGAAGTTGTAGTTGCTGCAGTCCAGTGTAATGGTCGGGCCCTTCAACATGCTAGCCTGGAGCTTCGAAATAATAGAGAAGTTGTAATCATTGCTGTTCAGCAAGACGGTTTGGCGCTTGAGTATGCTAGCCAAAAGCTTCAGAACGATAGGAGAGTCGTTCTTGAGGCTGTTAAGCAAGATGGCTGGGCGCTTCAATATGCTAGTGAGAAATTACAGAAAGATGAAGAGCTTCTTGAGCTATCTAGCAAGTAA